In the genome of Mycobacterium kansasii ATCC 12478, one region contains:
- a CDS encoding pyridoxamine 5'-phosphate oxidase family protein has translation MTTWAEFSADAPHIAAIFRRRHRAAGNLCLLATLRSDGFPRISPMEPHIFENRLLLPGMPGTTKFRDLARDPRFCLHTATVDTQVTDGDAKLWGLAHVATDTALLRRFAETLFDQTGLDVRGQQFELFAADITGASAVEVRDGRLDITVWNPGLAERVVHKH, from the coding sequence ATGACCACGTGGGCCGAATTCAGCGCCGACGCCCCGCACATCGCCGCCATTTTCAGGCGACGTCATCGCGCCGCCGGCAACCTTTGTCTACTGGCCACCCTTCGCTCGGACGGCTTCCCGCGGATCAGCCCTATGGAGCCGCACATTTTCGAGAACCGGTTGCTGTTGCCCGGGATGCCCGGCACCACCAAGTTCCGCGATCTTGCGCGCGACCCGCGGTTCTGCCTGCACACCGCGACCGTCGACACCCAGGTGACCGATGGCGACGCGAAGCTGTGGGGTCTGGCCCACGTCGCCACCGACACCGCGCTGCTTCGCCGTTTCGCCGAAACCCTGTTCGACCAGACCGGATTGGATGTGCGTGGGCAGCAATTCGAGCTCTTCGCAGCCGACATCACCGGAGCATCGGCGGTAGAGGTCCGCGACGGGCGTCTGGATATCACCGTCTGGAATCCGGGCCTGGCCGAACGAGTGGTTCACAAGCACTGA